A window of the Pelagicoccus enzymogenes genome harbors these coding sequences:
- a CDS encoding ABC transporter ATP-binding protein — MIDAQVAMSCQGLHKHLGEGETRVHVLRGVDLELRRGEIAAVVGPSGCGKSTLLYLLGLLDRQDQGQISVCGENVPLDRDGAHTRLRCEHIGFVFQFHFLLPEFSALENVMMPMRKLARLNEDDMRAQARSLLEQVGLGGKTQRRPSQLSGGEQQRVAIARALANRPSVLLADEPTGNLDLKNSMMVFDLLTRLAREYQQAVLIVTHNPELAARCDRILRMEDGLFVD; from the coding sequence GTGATCGATGCCCAAGTGGCGATGTCCTGCCAGGGCTTGCACAAGCATCTTGGGGAAGGGGAAACGCGGGTTCACGTCTTGAGGGGGGTCGACTTGGAGCTGCGTCGAGGCGAGATCGCTGCGGTGGTGGGACCTTCGGGATGCGGCAAGAGCACTCTCTTATACCTGCTTGGTTTGCTGGACCGCCAGGACCAGGGACAGATTTCAGTTTGTGGGGAGAATGTTCCCCTTGATCGGGACGGGGCGCATACCCGACTCCGTTGCGAGCATATTGGCTTCGTTTTCCAGTTTCACTTTCTCTTGCCCGAGTTTTCCGCGCTGGAAAACGTGATGATGCCGATGCGCAAGCTCGCCCGCCTGAACGAAGACGACATGCGGGCGCAGGCCAGAAGCCTGCTCGAACAGGTCGGCTTGGGGGGTAAAACGCAGCGTCGTCCGTCGCAGCTTTCGGGAGGCGAGCAGCAGCGGGTAGCTATTGCCCGGGCGCTTGCAAATCGGCCCAGTGTGTTGCTCGCCGACGAGCCGACGGGCAACTTGGACCTGAAAAATTCGATGATGGTCTTCGATCTGTTGACCCGTCTGGCCAGGGAGTATCAGCAGGCGGTGCTTATCGTGACCCACAATCCGGAGCTTGCCGCCCGCTGCGACCGCATTTTGCGCATGGAGGACGGGCTTTTCGTCGATTGA
- a CDS encoding ABC transporter permease: MSPNIQIATRFLLAKKRSMLMSLCGIAFGVGFFIVTQAQLSGFEEFFIRTILGTDGAIRVEDKFQATLAQMEAASSNRADSKFFVADRGNRRYVEGVEYPEKIVDALRTIPNVAATSSVLKGRVEVQSPLRMESAQVYGIELNDHLAVSDLEDQIVFGDIESFRSSPTGILIGRKLSDRLQARVGDSIIIESRGEQSRYRVSGVYETGVSDIDRVRVFMHLDQARSLLRRPHGVSFIQVSVFDRDRAEYDAMVIESLVQHSAAPWQDREKVWLDVFKALQVSAVITVSTIILISGLGMFNTLVMIVMEKTREIAILRSMGYSRTDISAIFLWQGGIVLFFGVLLGFALGAGVTFGVSHLPLRVRGIFSTDSYVVEWSGMHYFWAALTAVVIVLFASLAPARRAARLVPGDVIRGTAS, from the coding sequence ATGAGTCCCAATATTCAAATCGCGACCCGTTTTCTGTTGGCCAAGAAGCGTTCTATGCTGATGAGCCTTTGCGGCATCGCTTTCGGGGTTGGCTTCTTCATTGTGACGCAGGCTCAGCTGAGCGGTTTCGAGGAGTTTTTCATTCGCACGATTTTGGGCACGGACGGGGCTATCCGCGTGGAGGACAAGTTTCAGGCGACGCTGGCTCAGATGGAGGCGGCCTCCAGCAATCGGGCGGACTCGAAGTTTTTCGTGGCGGATCGCGGAAACCGTCGCTACGTCGAGGGCGTCGAGTATCCGGAAAAGATAGTCGACGCGCTGCGCACGATTCCGAACGTCGCGGCCACCTCTTCGGTCTTGAAGGGCCGCGTCGAAGTGCAAAGTCCGTTGCGCATGGAGTCGGCCCAAGTCTACGGGATCGAGCTGAACGACCATCTGGCAGTATCCGACTTGGAGGATCAGATTGTTTTTGGCGACATCGAGAGCTTTCGCAGTTCGCCGACGGGAATCTTGATCGGACGCAAGTTGTCGGATCGTCTGCAGGCGAGAGTAGGAGACTCTATTATAATAGAGTCCCGTGGAGAGCAGAGTCGCTACCGGGTGAGTGGGGTGTACGAGACCGGTGTCTCCGACATCGACCGGGTGCGGGTGTTCATGCATCTGGATCAAGCCCGCTCCTTGTTGCGTCGACCGCACGGCGTGTCATTTATCCAGGTCAGCGTTTTCGATCGGGATCGCGCTGAATACGACGCGATGGTGATTGAGAGCTTGGTCCAGCATTCCGCGGCTCCGTGGCAGGACCGCGAAAAGGTGTGGCTCGACGTTTTCAAGGCCTTGCAGGTCTCGGCAGTGATTACGGTGTCGACCATCATTCTCATCTCCGGCCTCGGAATGTTTAACACTCTGGTGATGATCGTGATGGAAAAGACGCGGGAAATCGCGATCTTGCGATCCATGGGCTACAGCCGCACCGACATCTCGGCCATCTTCCTGTGGCAGGGAGGCATCGTTTTGTTTTTTGGGGTCCTGCTCGGCTTTGCGCTAGGGGCAGGCGTAACTTTTGGGGTGTCCCATTTGCCGCTGAGGGTACGGGGGATCTTCTCGACCGACAGCTATGTGGTGGAATGGTCGGGGATGCATTATTTCTGGGCTGCGTTGACCGCGGTGGTCATCGTGCTCTTTGCTAGTTTGGCTCCGGCGCGGCGAGCGGCCCGACTGGTGCCTGGCGACGTCATTCGGGGGACTGCTTCATGA
- a CDS encoding type II secretion system F family protein: protein MPIFKYSARDASGASTRGEIEAVSRKVAVRKLSAQQLRPISVTESGGKAGKSRKGEGFSWASLTRSGASGRLDNKVTLPFLSALKELLACGVQAGDALQLMSARLNDASQKRLATVLWDDVRQGRSLSEACRKQPEVFDDSMVSLIEAGEATGNLNNVLGRLVANLEETKAIKSKLSAAMAYPSLLMCVACGLVLLFLFVLLPQIEGLLASLGGDLPLSTKVLIGMADFALGYGWLVVIAVIFGVAAVLSWRKTKAGRLRFDEFILGLPVLGRFLRDVQILRMVQVLSLLLENGITMVQSLQMSERSLTNHAMRKRFVEARGKVTEGSSLSGAFKGTGYLDGMALDIFTVGENTGNVVPGLKQLSRQYGERVDQAVKSFIGVVSIGVLIFVFLFVGLVALGIISAVFQLSGSLSG from the coding sequence GTGCCGATTTTCAAATACAGTGCTAGGGATGCTTCGGGCGCCTCGACGAGAGGCGAGATTGAGGCTGTATCGCGCAAAGTCGCGGTTCGGAAGTTGAGCGCTCAGCAGCTTCGCCCCATCTCGGTAACCGAGAGCGGGGGAAAGGCTGGAAAGTCTCGAAAAGGAGAGGGGTTCAGCTGGGCTTCCCTGACGCGTTCAGGAGCTTCGGGCAGGTTGGACAATAAGGTGACGCTGCCGTTCTTGTCGGCGTTGAAGGAGCTGCTGGCGTGCGGCGTGCAGGCGGGCGATGCCTTGCAGTTGATGAGTGCTCGCTTGAATGACGCGTCGCAGAAGCGTTTGGCTACGGTGCTGTGGGATGACGTGAGGCAAGGCCGCTCCTTGTCGGAGGCCTGCCGTAAGCAGCCTGAAGTTTTCGACGACAGCATGGTGAGCTTGATCGAAGCGGGTGAGGCGACGGGCAATCTCAATAACGTGCTTGGGCGCCTCGTAGCGAACCTGGAAGAGACCAAGGCGATAAAGAGCAAGTTGAGCGCGGCGATGGCTTATCCCTCGCTCCTGATGTGTGTGGCCTGCGGCTTGGTGCTGTTGTTCCTGTTCGTTCTGCTCCCGCAAATCGAGGGCTTGCTGGCTTCGCTGGGCGGCGATTTGCCCTTGTCGACCAAGGTGCTCATCGGGATGGCGGACTTTGCTCTCGGCTATGGGTGGCTGGTGGTGATTGCCGTGATATTCGGCGTAGCGGCTGTATTGTCTTGGCGAAAGACCAAGGCGGGAAGGCTGCGTTTCGACGAGTTTATTCTCGGGTTGCCGGTGCTTGGACGTTTCTTGAGGGATGTGCAAATATTGCGCATGGTGCAGGTGCTCTCGCTCTTGTTGGAAAACGGAATCACTATGGTGCAGTCGCTGCAGATGTCGGAGCGCTCGCTCACGAACCACGCCATGAGAAAGCGGTTCGTGGAGGCTCGTGGCAAGGTAACCGAAGGTTCGTCGCTCTCCGGCGCTTTCAAGGGGACAGGCTATCTTGACGGCATGGCTCTGGATATATTCACGGTGGGGGAGAACACCGGCAATGTGGTCCCGGGGCTCAAGCAGCTCTCGCGTCAGTATGGCGAGCGGGTGGACCAGGCGGTAAAGTCATTTATTGGCGTGGTTTCGATCGGCGTTTTGATCTTTGTCTTTCTCTTCGTGGGGCTGGTGGCTTTGGGCATCATTTCGGCGGTTTTCCAATTGAGTGGAAGCTTGTCGGGGTAG
- a CDS encoding GspE/PulE family protein → MQIADTGFENKFELTEEQLLDIAEARRGERLERIARYAGRSLNELVSEMAAYCGFDQVDASRFDLQALQKVPLRILHEFHCVPIGPEDEDDEEPPFTLATSWPVTAEMDDWVYAACGERPVWVISHPERIANFITQNLGVGAESLDDSFDLEAEMAIEKVEEEEDEDAAIIRFVNEVFNQAISGGATDIHFEPMEDHLRIRYRIDGLLVPVPVPENLRRFQDAIVSRLKIMAKLNISERRLPQDGRINHRIGSTTLDIRLSTMPVMYGESISLRLLNKKDKPLSLAQLGMSDRDTAVVNRVLNLPHGIILVTGPTGSGKSTSLNAFIRSINSDDRRIITVEDPIEYEVAGVNQIQVKPDIGFGFAEALRHVLRQDPNVIMVGEIRDRETADIAVQASLTGHLVFSTLHTNDSAGAITRLIDMGVEPFLIASSVEMVIAQRLLRRACPSCLGMRAAEPQEIEDALRVLDLDPSLGDGVLELPGSVGCETCRGIGYKGRIGIYEILRVTEKMHDPIVRREAAPVIRHLGLQAGMVSLGKSGWNLVERKLTTLEEVVRTISVKEGE, encoded by the coding sequence ATGCAGATAGCTGATACGGGATTTGAAAACAAGTTTGAGCTGACGGAAGAGCAGCTTCTCGATATCGCGGAAGCGAGGCGAGGGGAGCGTTTGGAGCGGATTGCCCGGTACGCTGGCCGTAGCCTGAATGAGTTGGTTTCCGAAATGGCGGCGTACTGCGGCTTCGATCAAGTGGACGCCAGTCGATTCGACTTACAGGCTTTGCAAAAGGTTCCGTTGCGCATTTTGCACGAGTTTCATTGCGTACCGATTGGTCCTGAGGACGAGGATGATGAGGAACCTCCTTTTACGCTGGCCACGAGTTGGCCGGTTACTGCGGAAATGGATGATTGGGTTTATGCAGCTTGTGGAGAGCGCCCCGTTTGGGTAATCTCGCACCCGGAGCGTATCGCGAATTTCATTACACAGAATTTGGGTGTGGGCGCGGAAAGCTTGGACGATTCCTTCGATCTCGAAGCGGAAATGGCCATCGAGAAGGTCGAAGAAGAGGAGGACGAAGATGCCGCGATCATCCGTTTCGTGAACGAAGTCTTCAATCAAGCGATTTCTGGCGGAGCGACGGATATCCATTTCGAGCCGATGGAGGATCATTTGCGGATTCGCTACCGTATCGATGGATTGCTGGTGCCGGTTCCTGTACCCGAAAACTTGAGACGCTTTCAGGATGCTATCGTGTCGCGTCTCAAGATCATGGCCAAGCTCAACATATCGGAGCGTCGGTTGCCGCAGGATGGGCGCATCAATCACAGAATCGGCTCTACCACGCTGGATATTCGTCTCTCAACTATGCCGGTGATGTATGGCGAGAGCATCAGTTTACGCCTCTTAAACAAGAAGGACAAGCCGCTGAGCCTCGCTCAATTAGGCATGTCGGATCGCGATACGGCGGTGGTGAATCGGGTTTTGAATTTGCCGCATGGAATCATTCTGGTGACGGGGCCAACGGGTTCCGGCAAGTCGACCTCGCTCAATGCTTTCATTCGTTCCATCAACTCGGACGATCGCCGCATCATTACGGTAGAGGATCCGATCGAATACGAAGTGGCGGGCGTGAACCAGATACAGGTGAAGCCGGATATCGGCTTTGGCTTCGCGGAAGCCTTGCGTCACGTTTTGCGTCAGGACCCGAACGTCATTATGGTCGGGGAGATCCGAGATCGCGAAACGGCGGACATCGCGGTGCAGGCTTCGCTCACGGGGCACTTGGTCTTTTCGACCTTGCACACCAACGACTCGGCGGGCGCGATCACGCGTTTGATCGATATGGGAGTGGAGCCCTTCTTGATCGCATCCAGCGTGGAGATGGTGATCGCTCAACGCTTGTTGCGTCGGGCATGTCCAAGCTGCTTGGGAATGCGAGCAGCGGAGCCGCAGGAAATCGAAGATGCGTTGCGAGTCCTGGACTTGGATCCCTCGCTCGGAGATGGAGTTTTGGAGCTCCCTGGAAGCGTTGGTTGCGAAACGTGTCGAGGAATTGGATACAAGGGACGCATCGGCATTTATGAAATTTTACGGGTGACGGAAAAGATGCACGACCCGATCGTGCGTCGGGAGGCGGCCCCTGTCATTCGGCATTTAGGTCTGCAGGCAGGTATGGTTTCGCTCGGGAAGTCAGGCTGGAATCTGGTGGAGCGCAAGTTGACGACCCTCGAAGAGGTGGTTCGTACGATTTCCGTCAAGGAAGGGGAGTGA
- a CDS encoding secretin N-terminal domain-containing protein, whose translation MRIWVNKTTTAILAIACAIGSAVQLRGQDESLARVIPNPDEKVASYKVVDQELEGTLEILSEMTGRAILRPQALPTPKITFDSGGEITVGELTLALESLLSLNGIGISPLGERFLKVVPLSEIRTQAPELVVESLAERPASGKVVSKLFRLQHLDSQTFQQQIQQFLSPGFSSIIPFQNSNAVIVTDTISNLQRLEYVVSEVDKPSRLNIEPAFYTLQFAQASEVAQQVQQMIEDARSRFGDETGSNSGRPNSARRRDNPEGDGASALVAGEGGSISQILFGSNTAISADDRTNQIIIMTAPSNLKFFEDIIQKLDIKADPSTRMEVIPLKHADATEVASLLSQFVSGKTNSDSNDRTNSNANSNTRNNRRTAAGNPTFSNNAPSNAEALNAARNNANNSGGANSSEDRDSQFSTFMTILADERSNALVISGTRSDLELMSALVGKIDVLLPQVRIEVIIAEVNLNESRGLNRGMDAFTVNYEEQADGSGNVEVPGINILGLGMSGTFNYDDGVVSNLTLSTILNQARTNSDVQLLSVPTLVTTHNKEAKIIEAVSYPIITSSQNSSISDTFRQSVQYQNIGIEMVVTPLIGPNDVIQLEIDQTIDDISGNVTIGGNEQPIISKRQATSYVSVSNGEMVVLGGLQKNKLDTDRTRSNLLGDIPVLGKLFRTKTKESTKSELMVFLRPQVIRTTDDVNTDAMKKLRELEGARAIQDFLDTGNIDVTQPRSEPNGSRTASPKGD comes from the coding sequence ATGAGAATTTGGGTGAACAAGACAACGACTGCGATCTTGGCGATCGCCTGCGCCATAGGCTCAGCGGTTCAGCTGCGCGGGCAGGACGAAAGTTTAGCGAGGGTCATTCCGAACCCGGACGAAAAAGTGGCCAGCTACAAGGTGGTAGACCAGGAGCTGGAGGGCACGCTCGAGATTCTCTCGGAGATGACGGGCCGCGCTATCCTTCGTCCGCAAGCCTTGCCAACTCCTAAGATCACGTTCGACAGTGGCGGAGAGATCACGGTGGGTGAGCTGACTCTCGCCTTGGAGAGTTTGCTGAGCCTGAACGGAATCGGCATCTCTCCATTGGGGGAGCGCTTTTTGAAGGTCGTGCCCCTTAGCGAGATTCGCACGCAGGCTCCCGAGCTGGTGGTGGAAAGCTTGGCGGAGCGTCCTGCCAGCGGTAAGGTCGTGAGCAAGCTCTTCCGTCTCCAACATTTGGATTCGCAAACTTTTCAGCAGCAGATCCAGCAGTTCCTCAGTCCCGGATTCAGTTCGATCATCCCTTTCCAAAATTCCAATGCGGTGATCGTGACGGACACGATCAGCAACCTGCAACGTCTGGAATACGTGGTGAGTGAAGTTGATAAGCCTTCCCGTCTGAACATTGAGCCAGCGTTCTACACGCTGCAATTCGCCCAGGCCAGCGAGGTAGCCCAACAGGTGCAGCAGATGATCGAGGATGCCCGCAGCCGTTTTGGTGACGAGACCGGGAGCAATTCGGGTCGTCCCAACAGCGCTCGCCGCCGCGACAATCCAGAAGGAGACGGAGCCTCAGCTCTCGTTGCTGGCGAGGGGGGCTCGATCAGCCAGATCCTCTTCGGTTCCAACACGGCAATTTCTGCGGACGACCGCACGAACCAGATCATCATCATGACGGCCCCGAGCAACTTGAAGTTCTTTGAGGACATCATCCAAAAGCTAGACATCAAGGCCGACCCATCGACTCGTATGGAGGTGATTCCGCTCAAGCACGCGGATGCGACAGAAGTTGCTTCTCTCTTGAGTCAGTTCGTTTCCGGCAAGACCAACAGTGACAGCAACGACCGCACGAACAGTAATGCCAATTCGAATACGCGAAACAATCGTAGGACCGCGGCTGGCAACCCAACGTTTTCCAATAATGCCCCAAGCAATGCGGAAGCGCTGAATGCCGCCCGCAATAACGCAAACAACTCCGGCGGCGCTAATTCTAGCGAGGATCGCGACAGCCAGTTCAGTACCTTCATGACAATCTTGGCGGACGAGCGAAGCAACGCGCTCGTCATCTCCGGCACGCGCAGCGACTTGGAGCTCATGAGTGCCTTGGTGGGTAAGATTGACGTATTGCTGCCGCAAGTACGTATCGAAGTCATCATCGCGGAGGTGAACTTAAACGAGTCGCGCGGCCTCAACCGAGGAATGGATGCCTTCACTGTCAATTACGAAGAGCAAGCGGACGGCTCGGGGAACGTAGAGGTGCCAGGTATTAACATTCTTGGACTCGGAATGAGCGGTACCTTCAATTACGACGACGGCGTTGTTTCGAATCTAACTTTGAGTACGATCCTCAACCAAGCCCGCACCAACTCTGACGTGCAGTTGCTCTCGGTTCCGACCTTGGTCACGACTCACAACAAGGAAGCCAAGATTATCGAGGCCGTTTCGTACCCGATTATCACGAGCTCGCAGAACTCTTCGATCTCCGACACCTTCAGGCAATCGGTACAGTATCAAAACATTGGTATTGAAATGGTGGTGACGCCGTTGATTGGGCCGAACGATGTAATCCAGCTCGAAATCGATCAAACCATCGACGATATCTCCGGTAACGTAACGATTGGCGGTAACGAGCAACCGATCATCAGTAAGCGTCAAGCCACTTCCTACGTGAGCGTGTCCAATGGCGAAATGGTTGTGCTTGGAGGCCTGCAAAAGAACAAGTTGGACACGGACCGTACGCGCTCGAATTTACTCGGTGACATTCCCGTTCTTGGAAAGTTGTTTCGTACCAAGACCAAAGAAAGCACCAAGAGCGAGCTAATGGTTTTTCTAAGGCCGCAGGTGATCCGCACTACGGACGACGTGAATACGGACGCGATGAAGAAACTTCGCGAGTTGGAGGGAGCTCGGGCGATCCAGGACTTTTTGGATACAGGCAATATCGATGTCACGCAACCGCGCTCAGAGCCCAATGGGTCGCGAACAGCATCTCCGAAAGGAGACTAA
- a CDS encoding general secretion pathway protein GspK translates to MRAAVSNRCRGSVLLLVLVLIVVVSFALTLFIEKAHVEIKGEGYYVKRAELRKEAWSMMEVAVAVLADVKAIDNALYAPSQGWGNPLDYAGIAPREGLDVRFEFIDESGKVNINTLDRDSLVLLFDELGFELDISSRLSDVLLDWIDADDETRIEGAESREYSTLELDVRPANQVLKSLDELRYLFGFQELFFDENGLPLPVFAQLEQAVSVYEVNSLNVNAASSLALRAIADLDEFDKQAIDEFLKGFDGLLGTSDDNYFATADDVAAVLVDIPEGAPLGHQISVLTLKVTVSEGGYSYTLIGTLSVDAEAPALQQSGGNLRYPFLFLDLREQPGSINARPI, encoded by the coding sequence ATGAGAGCCGCCGTTTCCAACCGCTGCAGGGGATCTGTCCTTTTGCTGGTGCTCGTGCTGATCGTGGTCGTCTCCTTTGCCCTGACGCTTTTCATCGAAAAGGCTCATGTGGAAATCAAGGGGGAGGGCTACTACGTGAAGCGGGCTGAGCTGCGCAAGGAAGCGTGGTCGATGATGGAGGTGGCCGTGGCGGTGCTGGCGGACGTGAAGGCGATTGACAACGCGCTTTACGCTCCCTCCCAAGGTTGGGGCAACCCCCTGGACTACGCGGGGATTGCGCCGCGCGAAGGATTGGATGTGCGGTTCGAGTTCATCGACGAGAGTGGCAAGGTAAACATCAATACCTTGGACCGTGACTCCTTGGTACTGCTCTTCGACGAACTCGGTTTCGAGCTGGATATCTCCTCGCGGCTCAGCGACGTGCTTTTGGATTGGATCGATGCGGATGACGAGACCCGTATCGAAGGCGCGGAGTCTAGGGAGTACAGCACTTTGGAGTTGGATGTTCGCCCAGCGAACCAAGTTCTCAAGTCGCTCGACGAGCTACGTTACCTGTTCGGGTTTCAGGAGCTTTTCTTCGACGAGAACGGCTTGCCCTTACCGGTTTTCGCCCAGCTCGAGCAAGCGGTCAGCGTCTACGAAGTGAATTCGCTCAACGTGAATGCCGCGTCCTCTCTGGCGCTGCGGGCGATCGCGGATCTGGACGAGTTCGACAAGCAGGCGATCGACGAGTTTCTCAAAGGCTTCGATGGGCTGCTGGGCACCAGCGACGACAACTATTTTGCAACCGCGGACGATGTGGCGGCCGTATTGGTGGACATTCCGGAGGGGGCTCCGCTCGGGCACCAGATTTCGGTGCTCACCTTGAAGGTTACGGTAAGCGAGGGTGGCTACAGCTACACCTTGATCGGTACCCTGAGTGTCGACGCGGAAGCGCCAGCTTTGCAACAAAGCGGAGGGAACCTTCGCTATCCTTTTCTTTTCCTCGATCTAAGGGAACAGCCGGGCTCTATTAATGCTCGACCCATATAA
- a CDS encoding prepilin-type N-terminal cleavage/methylation domain-containing protein: MKRRARQSGFTLLEVLLAVALGAMVVISMTSFLFSMAELWGVGSNERLFEKHARGVSRFIESSFQKASQRYDASADANESLFWFNWEGDETTRESFLSFELKESPGALIWPEHPLPHVVCSLEFDEDEGLFLLWRSRLEEAFDEDPPRRTLISPFVKEIEYHYINYEEENPEWEVETSPLQEADDSYLMPERIVLKFRFKGEEIARQLILPKVLEGTPIL; the protein is encoded by the coding sequence ATGAAGCGAAGGGCGAGACAGTCTGGCTTCACCTTGCTGGAGGTGCTGCTTGCGGTGGCGTTGGGCGCCATGGTGGTGATTTCGATGACCAGCTTTCTGTTCAGCATGGCGGAGCTCTGGGGCGTCGGCTCGAACGAGCGACTGTTCGAGAAGCATGCTCGCGGGGTGTCACGCTTCATCGAGAGCAGTTTTCAGAAGGCGAGCCAGCGCTACGACGCTTCCGCTGACGCTAACGAGTCGCTCTTCTGGTTCAATTGGGAGGGAGACGAAACGACGCGCGAGTCTTTCCTCAGCTTCGAGCTGAAGGAGAGCCCGGGAGCCTTGATTTGGCCGGAGCATCCATTGCCGCACGTGGTGTGTTCCTTGGAATTCGACGAGGACGAAGGCCTGTTTTTGCTTTGGCGCTCGCGGTTGGAGGAAGCCTTCGACGAAGATCCGCCGCGGCGTACCTTGATCTCCCCGTTCGTTAAGGAGATCGAGTATCACTATATCAACTACGAGGAGGAGAATCCGGAATGGGAGGTTGAAACTTCGCCGCTGCAGGAGGCGGACGACAGCTATCTGATGCCGGAAAGGATCGTTTTGAAGTTCCGCTTCAAGGGCGAGGAGATTGCGCGGCAGCTGATCTTGCCCAAAGTCTTGGAGGGGACGCCGATCTTATGA